One window of Hoplias malabaricus isolate fHopMal1 chromosome 16, fHopMal1.hap1, whole genome shotgun sequence genomic DNA carries:
- the rabgap1l gene encoding rab GTPase-activating protein 1-like isoform X5, whose amino-acid sequence MMEEVSITVAYDAHVINQISEEDIFASLVADSRPKPAVPTKKLKKFEKEYHTLRESQLQQEDPIDRYQRENRRLQEASMRLEQENDDLAHELVTSKIALRNDLDQAEDKADVLNKELLNTKQRLVETEEEKRRQEEETAQLKEVFRRELEKAESEIKKTTAIIAEYKQICSQLSTRLEKQQASTKEELDIVKSKVMACERCREVFSKDGPLHIPAVTQDNRDSDVDEEKDSLKAQLRELELELAQTKLQLVEAKCRIQELEHQRGVLMNEVQAAKNSWFSKTLGSLKTSASSQPPSSPKEGQ is encoded by the exons aTGATGGAGGAAGTATCTATTACGGTGGCCTATGATGCCCATGTTATCAACCAGATCAGTGAAGAGGACATCTTTGCAAGTCTGGTTGCAGACTCCAGGCCCAAACCAGCG GTGCCCACTAAGAAGCTAAAGAAGTTTGAGAAAGAGTACCACACACTTCGAGAGAGCCAACTACAGCAGGAGGATCCCATAGACAGATATCAG agGGAGAATCGACGCCTCCAGGAAGCCAGCATGCGTTTGGAGCAGGAGAATGATGACCTGGCTCATGAGCTTGTCACCAGCAAGATTGCACTGAGAAATGACTTAGACCAG gcaGAGGACAAGGCTGATGTGCTGAACAAAGAGCTGCTGAATACCAAGCAGCGGCTGGTAGAGacggaggaggagaagagaagacagGAGGAAGAGACTGCTCAG CTAAAAGAGGTGTTCAGAAGAGAGCTGGAGAAAGCAGAGAGTGAGATTAAGAAGACGACAGCCATCATTGCTGAATATAAACAG ATTTGCTCTCAGCTGAGCACCAGGCTAGAGAAGCAACAGGCGTCCACCAAAGAGGAGCTGGATATAGTCAAG AGTAAAGTGATGGCATGTGAGCGCTGTCGGGAGGTGTTCAGTAAGGATGGACCACTGCACATTCCTGCAGTGACGCAGGATAACCGCGACTCAGATGTGGATGAAGAGAAGGACTCTCTGAAGGCTCAGCTTCGAGAGCTGGAGCTGGAACTGGCTCAGACTAAACTGCAGCTGGTGGAGGCCAAATGCAGGATCCAG GAGCTTGAACATCAGAGAGGAGTGCTGATGAACGAAGTCCAAGCTGCCAAAAACTCCTGGTTCAGTAAAACACTGGGATCCCTCAAAACTTCAGCCAGCAGTCAGCCTCCCTCCTCACCCAAAGAGGGCCAGTAG
- the rabgap1l gene encoding uncharacterized protein rabgap1l isoform X6 has product MMEEVSITVAYDAHVINQISEEDIFASLVADSRPKPAVPTKKLKKFEKEYHTLRESQLQQEDPIDRYQFKTV; this is encoded by the exons aTGATGGAGGAAGTATCTATTACGGTGGCCTATGATGCCCATGTTATCAACCAGATCAGTGAAGAGGACATCTTTGCAAGTCTGGTTGCAGACTCCAGGCCCAAACCAGCG GTGCCCACTAAGAAGCTAAAGAAGTTTGAGAAAGAGTACCACACACTTCGAGAGAGCCAACTACAGCAGGAGGATCCCATAGACAGATATCAG TTCAAGACCGTGTAG
- the rabgap1l gene encoding rab GTPase-activating protein 1-like isoform X4 yields the protein MTLLGMGHRLFVPRLLATSKEDLLQADFEGALKFFRVQLPKRYRSAENARKLMEQACNIKVPTKKLKKFEKEYHTLRESQLQQEDPIDRYQRENRRLQEASMRLEQENDDLAHELVTSKIALRNDLDQAEDKADVLNKELLNTKQRLVETEEEKRRQEEETAQLKEVFRRELEKAESEIKKTTAIIAEYKQICSQLSTRLEKQQASTKEELDIVKSKVMACERCREVFSKDGPLHIPAVTQDNRDSDVDEEKDSLKAQLRELELELAQTKLQLVEAKCRIQELEHQRGVLMNEVQAAKNSWFSKTLGSLKTSASSQPPSSPKEGQ from the exons ATGACCCTACTGGGCATGGGCCACCGACTCTTTGTACCTCGGCTGCTGGCG ACATCTAAGGAAGACCTGCTCCAGGCAGACTTTGAGGGCGCTCTGAAGTTTTTCCGTGTCCAACTCCCTAAACGTTACAGGTCTGCAGAAAACGCTCGGAAACTCATGGAGCAAGCCTGCAACATTAAG GTGCCCACTAAGAAGCTAAAGAAGTTTGAGAAAGAGTACCACACACTTCGAGAGAGCCAACTACAGCAGGAGGATCCCATAGACAGATATCAG agGGAGAATCGACGCCTCCAGGAAGCCAGCATGCGTTTGGAGCAGGAGAATGATGACCTGGCTCATGAGCTTGTCACCAGCAAGATTGCACTGAGAAATGACTTAGACCAG gcaGAGGACAAGGCTGATGTGCTGAACAAAGAGCTGCTGAATACCAAGCAGCGGCTGGTAGAGacggaggaggagaagagaagacagGAGGAAGAGACTGCTCAG CTAAAAGAGGTGTTCAGAAGAGAGCTGGAGAAAGCAGAGAGTGAGATTAAGAAGACGACAGCCATCATTGCTGAATATAAACAG ATTTGCTCTCAGCTGAGCACCAGGCTAGAGAAGCAACAGGCGTCCACCAAAGAGGAGCTGGATATAGTCAAG AGTAAAGTGATGGCATGTGAGCGCTGTCGGGAGGTGTTCAGTAAGGATGGACCACTGCACATTCCTGCAGTGACGCAGGATAACCGCGACTCAGATGTGGATGAAGAGAAGGACTCTCTGAAGGCTCAGCTTCGAGAGCTGGAGCTGGAACTGGCTCAGACTAAACTGCAGCTGGTGGAGGCCAAATGCAGGATCCAG GAGCTTGAACATCAGAGAGGAGTGCTGATGAACGAAGTCCAAGCTGCCAAAAACTCCTGGTTCAGTAAAACACTGGGATCCCTCAAAACTTCAGCCAGCAGTCAGCCTCCCTCCTCACCCAAAGAGGGCCAGTAG